The following nucleotide sequence is from Natronosalvus caseinilyticus.
CCGGATTGTCTCGGCATCGGGAAGGTCGGCAACGCTCTCGCCCGCGAACTGCGACGCCCTATCGGGCCCGGGTTCGTCGGTCGACCAGACGGCGACCTCGAACCCGCCCTCGCGCCAGCCGAAGCGATAGCGCCCCGCCCGAATCGACGGTTCGTCCGCCAGGTGGTGACCCAGCAGGTGGTACACTCCGGTGACCGTCTCCTCCGCCTCGAGGGTGAGCGTGTCGGGAAACCAGTCGTCGCGAACGTCCTCGAGTCGCCAGCGTCCGTTCTCGTCACGGGCGTACCCGGGGATGGATTCGGCGAGCGGGTGGCCCTCGACGGGCGCCAGGTAGATCGCGTTCCGATCGCTGGACTGACCGACTGGCGGATCGTCGAGCACGACCAGTCGCCGGGCCGCGAACGTCTGTTCGTAGGGCTGGTTGTTTGTCACCTCGGCGCGGAGTCTCGCCGGGGAGTCGGGTGTCGCAGGTTCGAGGAAGTCGATTCGCGCGGCGAGGCGGTCGTCCGTGGTGAGCCGGCCGCCGACGACCGCGGCAGTCAGCCGAGCCGTCTCGAAGTCGACGACGGTGACGGTCTCGTTCGGGAACCCAGGACCGTCTCCGTCGCCGTTTTCACCACCGTCACCGTCCGCATCGTCGTTTTCACCAATGTCACCGTTCCCGTCGCCGTCTCCATCGGGTTCACCGACCGACCGGGACGGCGTCTCACCAGACAACAGTTGCGTACACCCCGCCAGGAGGGCGCTTCCACCGACCGCAGCACCGATAAACGCGCGTCGATTCATGTGACGATCCACTGATCAGAACGTCATAAGCTTCGGGCTAGCTCAAAGCGCGATTTCACCGACGTCGCCGCTACTGGGAGACGGCGCAGCCTCGAGCGCACGGCTTTTGGCCGTGCCGTCGGTAGTGGCGGGTATGAACACGAACCTCACGCACCGCCCCCGCCGACTCCGCAAGGACCGAATTCGGGGACTCGTCAGCGAAACGAGCCTCGAGCCGTCGGACTTCATCGCGCCCGTCTTCGTCGACGCGACGGCCGAGGAACGCGTTCCCATCGAGTCGATGCCCGGTCACGAGCGCGTTCCGATCACGGCGGCCGTCCCCCGCGTCGAGGAGGTGCTCGAGACCGGCGTCGAGGCGGTGATGCTCTTCGGTATCCCGCGGTCGAAGGACGCCGAGGGGACTCGCGCGTGGGCCGATGACGGCGTCGTCCAGGAGGCCACCCGCCGGATTACCGCCGAGACCGACGCCTACGTGATCACCGACGTCTGTCTCTGTGAGTACACCGCACACGGTCACTGTGGGCCACTCGAGACGGGGGCGCGCGACCTCGAAGGCGAACGGCATTCCTCGGGCGCGAGCGGTGGCCTCACCGTCGACAACGACGCCACCCTCGAGTCCCTGGAGCGAATCGCCGTCTCCCACGCCGACGCGGGCGCGGAGATGGTCGCCCCGAGCGGCATGATGGACGGGATGGTCGGCGCCATCAGGGGCGCCCTCGATGACGCGGGTCACACCGACGTGGCCGTCATGAGCTACGCCGCGAAGTACGAGAGCGCCTTCTACGGCCCGTTCCGGGACGCCGCCGACGGCGCACCCAGTTTCGGCGACCGCCGCCACTACCAGATGGACCCGGCCAACCGCCGCGAGGCGACCCGCGAGGTCCGCCTCGACGTCGAGCAGGGGGCGGACGTGCTGATGGTCAAACCCGCCCTGCCCTACCTCGACGTCGTGAGCGACCTCCGGCGGGAGTTCGACCACCCCGTCGCTGCCTACAACGTCTCCGGCGAGTACGCCATGCTCCAGGCCGCCGGTGAGAAGGGATGGCTCGACCTCGAGGCGGCCGCCCTCGAGTCGCTGCTCTCGATCAAACGGGCGGGTGCCGATCTGATTCTGACGTACTTCGCCGAGGACGTCGCCCCCCGCCTCTGAGTCGGGTTCGCCGCTATTCGGATTTCACCGCAACTCGGAGGATTCGCCGCACTCGAACTGGCGCCTCGAGTGCGTGTGGCTCGAGTTCGGACGACTCGAATCGACGGTTCGTCGCGCTCGAGCAGGGTTGCTCGGACGTTCGTCCAGTCGCAGTTTCAGGCACCGTGACGACTGGCAACGTTTGTCGCGCGTGAGCCCGAAATCAGCAGTTCCAAACACCTACGGTGGCGACTCGGCCATTCTTGCCGCGAACGGACGCTGACAATCGTCCAGTTCCGGTCGCTCGGGAACCGCGCTGATGGACGGACGGACACCTTAGATCGGTAAAAGGCACATTATATGCTGTATGATTTCACTCTTATAGGAATATATTTGGATATTTGTCAACACTAACCCTTATACGGTACACCAACATCCATATCGAACGTGAGATCCAGTCCAAACATGCGGAAAAAGTGGTCGAAAGTGAACGAACGTCTGCACGATAGCTACAACTCGTTGAAGGTGCTACCATGATCGATGCTGTACCCTTACAGGTCGATCCCGAGGTGCTCGTCGAGGGCGTCAACCTCGTGTGGGTGCTGACGGTCACCTTCCTGATCTTCTTCATGCACGCGGGCTTCGCCATGCTCGAGGCCGGCCAGGTGCGCTCGAAGAACGTCGCGAACCAGCTGACGAAGAACTTGCTGACCTGGAGCGTCGGCGTCACGGTCTTCTTCCTGATCGGTGCGGGAGTCGAGAGTCTCATCGCTGGTGATGAATTTGTGCCAGCCTTCGACGTGGCCGAACCCAACGCGTGGGTCGACTGGCTGTTCGGCGCCGTCTTCGCGATGACGGCGGCGACCATCGTCTCCGGAGCCGTGGCCGGTCGTGCGAAACTCCGCGCGTACGTCGGCTACACCTTCCTGCTGGCGGCGGTCATCTACCCGGTCGTCACCGGCCTCACCTGGGCCGGGAGTCACCTGGCCGTCGGCGGCGTCGTCTTCGAGGACTTCGCCGGCGGCATGATCGTCCACGGGATGGGCGGTATCGCCGGCCTCACCGCCGCGTGGGTCCTCGGCCCACGGCTCGACCGCTACAACCAGGACGGGACGGTCAACGTGATCCCCGGCCACTCGATGACCTTCGCCGTGCTCGGCACGCTCGTGCTCGCCTTTGGCTGGTACGGCTTCAACGTCGGTACCGCGGCGACGGTCTTCGCGCTCGAGGGCGGGGAACTCGTCCTCGGGGACTTCGCCACCGTGGGTCGCGTCGCCATGACGACGACCATCGCGATGGGCTGTGGGGCTATGGGTGCCGGGCTCGTCGCCTGGCTCAAGACCGGCAAGGTCGACACCCTGTACGTCGCCAACGGCCTGCTCGCTGGGCTCGTCGGCATCACCGCGATTCCCCACACGACCGCGTGGTGGGGCGCGTTCATCGTCGGCGGCCTCGCCGGCGCCCAGCTCCCGCTGGTCTTCGGCTTCGTCGAGAACGTCCTGAAGATCGACGACGTCTGCGCGGTGTTCCCCGTCCACGGCTCGGCCGGAGTCCTCGGGACGCTCCTGTACCCGTTCGTCGCCGCACCCGGCGTCGTCGAGAGTGTCGCGAACGCGTTCGCCGCGCAGGTCGTCGGCGTGGTCGTCATCGCCGGCTGGACGATCCTCGCCACGGGCCTCGTCTGGGGCGCGTTCAAGGCGATTGGCCAAGCTCGAGTCATGCCCGAACACGAACGAGACGGCCTCGACGTGAGCGAACACGGCGTCGACACCTATCCCGAGTTCGGCACGCCCGAGGTCGTTGCCGACGGCGGTCCGATCCGGACGGACGGCGGTACTGCAGACAGCGGCATCTGGATGGTCACCGCCATCGTCCGCCCCGACCGCCTGGGCGACGTGAAGACGAACCTCGCCGGAATTGGCGCCCCCTCGCTGACGGTCACGAACGTCTCCGGTCGCGGCT
It contains:
- the hemB gene encoding porphobilinogen synthase, with protein sequence MNTNLTHRPRRLRKDRIRGLVSETSLEPSDFIAPVFVDATAEERVPIESMPGHERVPITAAVPRVEEVLETGVEAVMLFGIPRSKDAEGTRAWADDGVVQEATRRITAETDAYVITDVCLCEYTAHGHCGPLETGARDLEGERHSSGASGGLTVDNDATLESLERIAVSHADAGAEMVAPSGMMDGMVGAIRGALDDAGHTDVAVMSYAAKYESAFYGPFRDAADGAPSFGDRRHYQMDPANRREATREVRLDVEQGADVLMVKPALPYLDVVSDLRREFDHPVAAYNVSGEYAMLQAAGEKGWLDLEAAALESLLSIKRAGADLILTYFAEDVAPRL
- a CDS encoding ammonium transporter, translating into MIDAVPLQVDPEVLVEGVNLVWVLTVTFLIFFMHAGFAMLEAGQVRSKNVANQLTKNLLTWSVGVTVFFLIGAGVESLIAGDEFVPAFDVAEPNAWVDWLFGAVFAMTAATIVSGAVAGRAKLRAYVGYTFLLAAVIYPVVTGLTWAGSHLAVGGVVFEDFAGGMIVHGMGGIAGLTAAWVLGPRLDRYNQDGTVNVIPGHSMTFAVLGTLVLAFGWYGFNVGTAATVFALEGGELVLGDFATVGRVAMTTTIAMGCGAMGAGLVAWLKTGKVDTLYVANGLLAGLVGITAIPHTTAWWGAFIVGGLAGAQLPLVFGFVENVLKIDDVCAVFPVHGSAGVLGTLLYPFVAAPGVVESVANAFAAQVVGVVVIAGWTILATGLVWGAFKAIGQARVMPEHERDGLDVSEHGVDTYPEFGTPEVVADGGPIRTDGGTADSGIWMVTAIVRPDRLGDVKTNLAGIGAPSLTVTNVSGRGSQPAKTGQWRGEEYAVDLHQKVKIECVVADVPATEVVDAIREAANTGEPGDGKIFVIPVEDACQVRTGATGPEAV